One Helianthus annuus cultivar XRQ/B chromosome 12, HanXRQr2.0-SUNRISE, whole genome shotgun sequence genomic region harbors:
- the LOC110893610 gene encoding receptor-like protein 6, translating into MRYCGLSGDFPTGILCLQKLQVLNLEANDNLTGFIPEFHGNSELKQLIVHQTKFQGSIPASIGNLTHLNVLSLSVCGFTGTLPASVSNLTQLTHLDLSFNKLTCNLPSLQSLSNLTYLDLRGNNFDKWKLPDWFGKLNKITYLDLGDVNLYGEIPSSFFNLTQLEKLYLPRNQLKGELPISLLNLQNLVRCVLNGNNITVDFYLFLSLKKLENLNLNGNNISLSVIDSHTNETQPKFKHISLASCNLKVFPEFLRFQHQLEYLNLDNNNIEGLIPGWMWNISKETLIQLSLAHNLLIGFEQHSPVASWVSLQNLDLSHNMLHGSIPVPQPSTIMYYVSNNNLTGEISQSICDLPSLQLLDLSFNNITGSIPPCLEKLSNTSLTVLNLRCNTLQGIIPNIFTTESKLKMIDLSENKLEGHVPRSLENCESLRLLDLGYNFLEGIFPFWLGALSELQVLILRFNKFHGIIRIPGNIKVNFPKLRIIDLSNNLFSGDLPHQYFQEWSAMKETMANTTYMQTFIKEYREKYYFLIYYSFSVQMTNKRVKLDYEKIMNTFSAVDLSCNMFRGKIPESIKTLGGLKLLNLSNNELSGVIPPSMGNLVHLESLDLSSNKLSGMIPQDLVQLNFLQSLNVSNNSLTRPIP; encoded by the coding sequence ATGAGATATTGTGGGCTTAGTGGTGATTTCCCAACAGGTATACTTTGCTTGCAAAAACTGCAAGTTCTTAATTTGGAAGCTAACGACAACCTTACTGGTTTTATCCCTGAGTTTCACGGTAATAGTGAATTGAAACAACTGATTGTGCATCAAACAAAGTTTCAAGGATCCATACCAGCTTCAATCGGGAATCTCACACACTTGAACGTCCTGTCTTTAAGTGTCTGCGGTTTCACGGGGACTCTACCTGCATCAGTAAGCAACCTGACACAGCTTACACATCTGGATCTTTCTTTTAATAAGCTCACATGTAATCTTCCCTCTTTACAAAGCCTTTCAAACCTCACATATTTGGACCTTAGGGGAAATAATTTTGATAAATGGAAGCTGCCTGATTGGTTTGGTAAGCTCAACAAGATCACTTATTTGGATCTTGGTGATGTCAACCTGTATGGTGAAATTCCATCATCTTTTTTCAATCTGACCCAACTTGAAAAATTATACCTTCCCAGAAATCAGTTAAAAGGCGAACTTCCAATTTCATTGTTGAATCTCCAAAATCTAGTACGTTGTGTTTTGAATGGTAACAACATCACAGTGGACTtttatctttttctttctcttaaGAAACTTGAAAATCTGAATTTAAATGGAAACAATATCTCACTTTCAGTCATAGATAGCCACACAAATGAAACCCAACCGAAGTTCAAACATATATCGTTGGCATCCTGTAACTTGAAAGTCTTTCCTGAATTTTTGCGGTTTCAACATCAACTGGAGTATTTGAACCTTGATAACAATAATATTGAGGGTCTCATACCCGGATGGATGTGGAACATTAGCAAGGAAACACTGATTCAACTTTCGCTTGCTCATAATCTCCTAATCGGTTTTGAGCAACATTCACCAGTTGCTTCTTGGGTCAGTTTACAGAATCTGGACCTGAGTCACAACATGCTGCATGGATCGATCCCGGTCCCACAGCCAAGCACCATCATGTATTATGTCTCAAACAATAACCTGACCGGAGAAATTTCACAATCGATATGTGACTTGCCGTCTCTCCAGTTGCTTGATTTGTCATTCAACAACATTACTGGCTCGATTCCTCCGTGCTTGGAGAAATTAAGCAATACTAGTTTGACAGTGTTGAATCTCAGATGCAACACTTTGCAAGGAATAATTCCCAATATATTCACTACTGAAAGTAAGCTTAAGATGATTGATCTAAGTGAAAATAAATTGGAGGGTCATGTTCCTAGATCATTGGAGAACTGTGAGTCACTCCGATTGCTAGATCTTGGATATAACTTTCTAGAAGGCATATTCCCCTTCTGGTTGGGAGCACTTTCAGAGCTACAGGTTCTCATTCTCAGGTTTAACAAATTTCATGGCATTATTAGAATACCAGGTAATATCAAAGTTAACTTTCCAAAATTGCGCATTATTGACCTCTCGAACAATTTATTTTCCGGTGATCTGCCACATCAGTATTTCCAAGAGTGGTCAGCAATGAAGGAGACCATGGCAAACACAACATATATGCAAACATTTATTAAGGAATACAGGGAGAAATACTATTTTCTTATATATTATTCGTTCTCGGTTCAGATGACTAACAAACGTGTAAAATTGGACTATGAGAAAATTATGAACACCTTTTCTGCAGTTGATCTCTCATGTAACATGTTTAGAGGAAAGATTCCGGAGTCTATTAAAACCCTCGGTGGTCTTAAGTTGCTCAACCTCTCGAATAATGAACTTTCTGGCGTCATCCCACCATCTATGGGGAATCTCGTACATCTTGAATCACTGGATCTTTCAAGTAACAAGCTTTCTGGAATGATACCTCAAGACTTGGTACAACTGAATTTCCTTCAGTCCTTAAATGTATCCAACAATAGCCTCACTAGACCCATACCATAA